The DNA window GCTGCTGACGATCACGCCGATCCGCTTGTCGCGCAGTTCCCAGCCGTGGCAGTACGGGCAGTGCGCCACGTCCCGCCCCCACCGCTGCGCCAGCCCGTCGATCTCCGGCAGCTCGTCCACCAGGCCGGTCGTCACGAGCAGCCGCCGAGCCTTGACCTGGGAACCATCGTCGAGCGTCACGCTGAAGCCCGGCGCGGCGCTCACCACGGAACCCGAGCGGAACTCGACGCCGTAGGCCCGCAGTTCCTCGCGCCCGGCGGCGATCAGCTCGGACGGCGCCTTGCCGTCGAAGCCGAGCACGTTGTGCATGTGGGCGGCCGGCGCGTTGCGCGGCTCCCCGCTGTCCACGACGAGCACGGATCGCCGGGAGCGGGCCAGGACCATCGCCCCGCTCAGGCCGGCCGCGCCGCCTCCGATCACCACGACGTCGTACGCATCCTGCTGCATCGTTCTTGTCCCTCCGTTGCCCTGCGTGCCCGCCCACCGTGCACCAGGGTTCCGAAAGGCGGCAACTATTGTTGCTGTTATGGCAAAAGACGTCCTCGCCGCGGTCGGTCCCCGGCTGCGCGAACTCCGCCAGCAGCGGGACCTCACGCTCACCCAGGTCGCCGAGACCACCGGCATCTCGGTGAGCACGCTGTCCCGCCTCGAGTCGGGCAGCCGCAAACCCACCCTCGAACTGCTGCTGCCGCTCGCCCAGGCGTACCACGTGGGCCTCGACGAGCTGGTCGACGCCCCGGAGACCGGTGATCCCCGGGTGCGGGCGCGGCCGATCGTGCGTTTCGGGCGGACGATCGTGCCGCTGTCCCGCCGGCCCGGCGGCCAGCAGGCGTTCAAGATGATCATCCCGGCCCGGGAGCCGGCGCACACCGAACTGAAGACCCACGAGGGGTATGAGTGGCTCTACGTGCTCTCCGGGACCGTCCGGTTGCTGCTCGGCGAGCACGATCTGCTGCTGGAGGCGGGTGAGGCAGCCGAGTTCGACACCCGGCTGCCGCACCTCGTGCTCAACGGCGGAACCGTGCCGGCCGAGGTGATCAGCATCTTCGGCCCGCAGGGTGAACGGGTGCACGTGCGCGCACGGTCAGCGTGACACCAGGTTGCGCAGCGGGCGGCCCTCCCGGTACGCCGCCACGTTCTCCATGATCAGCTGCTCCGCCCCGATCGGCCGGCCGCCCGCCGCGTGCGGGGTGATGATCACGTTGGGCTCGTCCCAGAGACCCGAGCTCTCGGGCAGCGGCTCGGTGGCGAAGACGTCCAGCGCGGCGCCGGCGAGCCGCCCGGAGCGGATCGCGTTGAGCAGCGCCACCTCGTCCAGCGTGGCCCCCCGGCCGACGTTCACCACCCAGGCGTGCGGCTGGAGGTAGTTCAGGATGCGGGCGTCGATCGCCCGTACCGTGGCGGGGGTTGCCGGAAGGATCGAGATCAGCAGATCCGTGGCGGGCAGCAGCCACGGCAGGTCGTCCGCCGTGACCACCGGGAATCCGTGCCGGGTGCCGGCGCTGCGGGCCACCCCGGTCACCCGGGCGCCGAGCGCGGTCAGCAGCGGCGCCAGGGTCCCGGCGATCCCGCCGAAGCCCCAGATCACCACGTTCGCGTCGCGCAGCGTACGGAACGCAACCGGCTGGCGCACCGGCTGGATCCCGCCCAGCTCCTCCGCCCAGCGGCGCCCGATCTGGGCCCGGACCAGCAGGTTCAGCCGCCGCGCCGCGGCCAGGACCATGGCCAGGGTGTGCTCGGTGACGGTGTGGTCGTGCAGGCCGAGACCGGCCGTGACGAGGACGTCCGGCGCGAACCCGGCCTCCAGCACCATGTCCGGGCCGGCGGCCAGCGACTGCACCCAGCGCAGTTTCGTGAGGCGGCGGGCCGCGTCGGCGAGCGTGCCGGCCGGGTTGCCCCACGTGACCAGGACCTCGGCGTCGGTGTGTTCGTCGGGGATGGGCTCGCCGACCGCGTAGACGACGGTGTCCAGCGGGAGGTCGAGCTCGATGGTGTCGGGCAGCAGAACCTTCATCCGGTCAGCTTGCCATCAGCCACGCCGTTCATAGAGCGCCACCGTTGCGCGTTTCGGCTGCCAGAGGCCGATCCGCTGGTATTCGGCGGTGAGCATCGGGCGCAGCGACGGGCGGCTCGCCACCGGGTCGGCGACCCGGCTGCCGACCACGATCCAGATCCGCCGGTAGCCCTCCGGCAGCTCGGGGTGTTCCTCGGCGATCAGCCAGCCGGTCTCCGCGGAGGGGACCTTGACCAGCGGATCGGCCGGCCGGGTGGGCAGCCGGTTCAGGTAGTAATCCATCCCGGCCCGGATGTTGCGGTTCTTCGGCGGGTAGACCAGAACGTCGCCGGGCTGCTGGAACTCGCCGATGATCCGGGCGGCGGCGCGGTAGTCCGGGCCGACCTTCGCGGCGGGGGTGCGAACGGCGCGCTGCCCGGGCACCGCCACGAAGGCGACCAGCAGCAGGACGGCGACCGCGCGGGTTCTTCCGAATTTATCGTTGTTCGTCAGGGCGACGGCCGCCAGCATCGCCAGCGGCGCGAGGATCACCAGCAGGTACCGCGCCACCCACATCGGCGAGGCCAGCACGGAGACCACGGCCAGCGTCAGCGTCGGCCCGAGCACCAGCGCGGCCATCGGGGCGAGCAGGCGCAGCGGCCGCCACGCCGCGAGCACCACCATGCCGATCACCAGCCAGGCGACCTCTCGGGAGCCGAAGACGGCGGCCGGCATCGCGCGGATCCGGCCCAGCGTGATCGGCTCCACCCAGTGCAGCTGAGTGGACTCCTGGTGGGTGCCGAGATAGGCGATCGGCAGCACCGGCAGCAGCGCCACGGCCACCGCGCCGCCCCAGGTCAGCGCGAGCCGTCGGCGCCCGGCGCGCTCCCGCAGCAGCACCAGCCCGACGAGCACGGCGTGCGCGGTCAGGGTGGTCAGCGCGAGCAGATGGGAGAGGCCCAGGAGCGTGACGCTGAGCCCATAACCCATCCACGGGTACAGGGATGAGCGCCGCACCGCCACCACCAGCAGCAACATCGCCAGCACCGAGAAGAAGCAGGCGAACGCGTAGGGCCGCGCCTCGGCCGCGTACCGGGAGGTGTTCGGCGCCAGGCACAGGATCAGCCCGGTGACCAGTCCCACGCGGGCCGAGAACAGCCGCCGTCCCAGCTCGGCGGCGACCGCCACCCCGCCGGCCATGGCCACGATCGACGGCAGCCGCAGGGCCACCTCGGAGGTGCCGGCGAGTCCACTCCAGAAGTGCAGGAAGACGTAGTAGCAGCCGAAGACCGCGTCCAGGTTGCGGGCCAGCTCCACGATCTGGCCGACGGTCCGCTGGGACACCTCGGCCGAGGTCACCTCGTCCCAGCTGAGCACCGGCCGACCGGCCTGGACGAGGCTGATCGCCAGCATGAGCAGGCCGGGGATCGCCCACGTCGCGGCGGTCCATCGCCGTGCCGGCGGCATGTCCACGACTGCCGGCAAGTCACTGCTGTGCATCGGCCGCGACTCGGTCATTGACTCGATCACCTGTCACCCCCACCGTGTCTACGGCTGACCCGGTGGTCCGAGTTCACCGCATTCGCGGGTGGTTGTGGCGGGCTCGGCGGCCGAAACCACCTGTCCGGTGCACGCGGAACGGCCGCGGCGCTGGTGCGCCGCGGCCGTCCGGTGACGTGACGTCAGCTGCCGACGGGGCCGCCGTCGGTGCGCCAGGTGACGATCACGGCGGGCTTGGCGTAGTCGCCGTCGGGCCAGACCGACGCCGGCTTCTCCACCGAGGCGCCGGTGATCTCACCCGGGTGCTGGACGGCGGTGAAGACCGACTTGTCGTCGGAGGTGATGAACGGGCCGCAGGTCTCGGCGCCCTTGGGCACGGTGAGGAACTGCTTGAGGTGGCCCTTCTCCTTACCCTCGATCGGCGTCGCGAAGAGGCCGTCGTTGGTGCCGAGGGCGTTGCCGTCCGTCGAGATCCACAGGTTGCCGGCGCTGTCGAAGGCGACGTTGTCCGGGCAGGAGATCGGGGAGACGGCGCTCTTGTCGTACCCGCCGAAGTAGGTGTCGGCGGCGGCCGGGTCGCCGCAGACGATCGGCAGCGACCAGGTGAACTTGGTCGCGGTGTGGTCGCCGCAGTCCTCGACGATCTCGAAGATGTGGCCGTGCTTGTTGGCGTTGCGCGGGTTGGCCTCGTCCGCCGGGGCGTTGGCGCCGACACCGCGGTTGCTGTTGTTGGTCATCGCCGCGTAGATCTTGCCGGTGCGCAGGCTGGGCTGCACGTCCTCGGGGCGGTCCATCTTGGTCGCGCCGACCGCGTCACCGGCGAGGCGGGTGTAGGTCAGCACGTCGGCCGCGGTCATGCCCGGGACGAACGAGCGGTTGCCGGAAACCAGCTTGATCCAGACGCCCTTGCCGTCGAACCTGCCGTCCTTCGGCAGCTTGCCGGTGCCGTCGATCTCGGCAGCCGGGCTGTCGCCGGTGACCTTGGCGACGTAGAGCGTGCCGGACTCCAGGAGCGAGAGGTTGTGCTTGCGCGCCCACGGCGCGTCGCTCTTGATGTACTTCTTCTCGGAGACGAACTTGTAGAGATAGTCGAACCGCTCGTCGTCACCCATGTACGCCACCACGTGCCCGCTGCGCGCGACGATGACGTTGGCGCCCTCGTGCTTGAACCGGCCCATCGCGGTGTGCTTGCGCGGCGGGGCGCCCGGGTTCAGCGGGTCCACCTCGACGATCCAGCCGAACCGGTTCGCCTCGTTCGGGTGCTTCGCCAGGTCGAAGCGCTCCTGCACCCGGTCCCACTTGCGCGAGCCGCTCGGGTAACGCGCGGTGGTGGTGATGCCGTACCGGTTGAACTTGGTCTTGGTGGCCGCGTCGACCGCGTCGCCGCCGACGAAGTACTGGTTGAAGTTCTCCTCGCCGGAGAGCACCGTGCCCCACGGGGTGACGCCACCCGCGCAGTTGTTCAGGGTGCCGATGACGGTGTAGCCCCTGGGGTCCGCCGCGGTCCGCAGCGCAGCCGACCCCGCCGCCGGGCCGGTGAGCTTGAACTCGGTGGACAGCGCGGTGATGCGCTTGTTGTAGCGCAGCCGGTGCCCCTTGGCGGGCTTCCACTGCCCGGTCCTGCCGACCCGCTCGATCTCCACGACGGAGAGGCCGTGGGCCGCGATCGCCGCCTCGATCTGGTCGGAGGTCAGCGCGTCCTGGCTGACGAAGCCGGGGAACATCAGGTCCTCGTTGGTGTACTCGTGGTTCACCACGAGCAGGGCCCGGTTCTTCTCGCCGGGGAGCGGGATCACGCCGACGAAGTCGTTGTTGTAGCCGAACTGCTTCGACTGGCTGGCGCCGGTCTGCTGGGTGAGGCTGAACTTCGGGGCGCCGGGGACGACCGGGTCACCCCAGCGCAGCACCACCGAGGTCTGGTAACCCGGCGGGATGGTGACCGCGTCGGCGGTGTTCGGCGCGACTGCCTGGAAGGTGAGCTTGCCGGCCTTCTGCGGGACCGGCTTGTGGTGGCCGCCGCCGTGGGCCACCGGGGTGGCCGCCGCGGCCGGGCTCGCGCTCACCAGGCTGCCGCCGAGGCCGAGGACCAGGGCGCTCGCGGCGCTGGCCTGGACCACGCCGCGGCGGCTCATCCCGGCGCTGACGATGTCGCCGAGGTACGGGTTGGCCGAGCTGTTCGGAGCGGGGTGATCGCACGCGTTGCCACAGCGGTACAGACAGGTCATCGCGTCGCGCGCGCCGCCACTGTGGCCCGGGTTGCCCAGTAACGGAAGAAGCCGGCGACTCAGGTCGGACATCAAATCTCCTCGGTCATTTCGTCACCGTGCCAGTGACGAGATGCCCGGACGCTAAAAGTCCCGGTCTACGCGACCACCCAGGCAAGGTGAACGGCGAGTGAACGTCCACTCACGTTTGATGGGTGCCGGGCGGGCGCCGACGGTCAGACCGCCAGGCAGGCGACCGCGACCAGGGCGCTGAGCACGCCGACCAGATGCACGCGCGGCAGCCGCTCCCGCAGCACGGCGGTGGTGAGCAGGACCGTCACGGCCGGGTACATCGAGGCGAGGATCGCCGCCGTCCCGATCGTCCCCGCCGCCGCCGCGAACGCGAACGCGCCGTCCGCGACCGTGTCGAGCACGCCCACGACCGCCGGCAGCAGCCACACCGACCGGCCGCGCGGCACGCTTGGCGCCGGTGACCGGATCGGCCGGGCGAGGAGCACCAGCAGGGCGAGGGTCCCGCCGGCGATCCGGACGTACGCGGTGGCCCCGGACGGGTCGCCCGGCGCCGCCTCGTGGAGCAGGACGAAGTAGAGGCCGAATCCGAGCGCCGCGCCCGCGCCGCAGACCGCCGTCTTCACCGTCGCGGGTGAGTGGTGTCCCCGGAGCGGGTCGCCCGGACGGCTCGGAGTCACCGGCCAGCTCGCCAGGGTGATACCGGCCAGCGCGGCCACCCCGCCCGCCGCGGCGGCCGGGCCGAAGGTCTCGCCGTGCATCAGGCCCCAGGCGACCGGGACCAGGGCGGCCACGGCGGCCACCGGAGCGACCACGGCGAGGCTGCCGTCGCGCATGGCCCGGTAGAGCAGACCCATCGCCGGCAGGCCGATCGCCCCGGCGGCCGCGGCGGTCAGGAACAGCCGGGCGTCCGCGGCGAGCGGCTGCCCGCGCACCGCCAGGAAGGCGACGGCGAAGAGCATGCCGGCCAGCTTGGAGCCGATCAGGACGGTCCGGATCGGCATCCGCCGGGCGCAGACACCGGCCACGAAGTCCGAGCTTCCCCACGCGAGCGCGGCGATCCCGGCGAGCGTCATCGTCCACACCACAGCGTGCTCCCCGCTTGTCCTCTGAGCTCGGCCGACCACGTCAGCTCAGCACGACCCGCCCATGACGGGACAAGTACCTGGACAAGGGATTGACAGCACAAAACGCCCACCGTGGGGAATCCGCGTAGTGAGCGTTAACAACACTCCTTCGCCGTCACTGTAAACGCTCCTGCCCAGGAAATACATCGACGAGACGCTCTTGACACCGCCATCGATGTTTGCGTACACATTTCAAAAGCCCGTCCACCGGAAACATCCCCGACACACCGGAGGGCCCCTCCATGCCTCGATTCACCCCGACCCGGATAGCGGGCGCGGCCGCCGTCCTGGTCTCGATCCCGCTCGCTGTCTCACCGCCGGTGGCCGCCTCCGCCGTCGAGCCCGACTACACGATCACGGCCGGCCCGCAGCCGACCGGCGCCACGATTCCGAAGTCGATGTACGGCGTCTTCTTCGAGGACATCAACTACGCGGCCGACGGCGGCCTCTACGCCGAGCTGGTCCGCAACCGCTCGTTCGAGTTCAACGGCACCGACGCCGCCGGCTGGAACGGGCTCACCGGCTGGACGGTCGCCGGCCCGGCCGCGGTGACCAACGACGACCAGCGGCTGAACGAGCGCAACCGCAACTACCTCACGGTCAGTGGCGCCGCCACGCTCACCAACGCCGGCTTCCCGAGCCCGAGCACCGGCAGCGCCATCGCCGTGAAGAAGGGCGACCGCTACGTCTTCTCGGTGTGGGCGCGTGCCCAGGCGACGCTGACCATCGAGATGCACACCGCGGACGGCGCCGCCCTCAGCGCGCCCCTGACGATCGCGACGAGGACCGACACCTGGTCGAAGTACACCGGCACGCTCACGGCGACGGCGACCAGCGACGCCGCCCGGCTGAGCGTGAAGACCAGCGGCGCGGTGAAGCTCGACGAGATCTCGCTGTTCCCGAGGGACACCTACAAGGGCCGCGCCAACGGCCTGCGCAAGGACCTGGCCCAGAAGGTCGCCGACCTCAAGCCGGGCTTCGTCCGGTTCCCCGGCGGCTGCCTGGTCAACACCGGGAGCATGTACGCCTACGACGCCGCGAACAATTACCCGCGGGCCCGGTCCTACCAGTGGAAGGACACGGTCGGCCCGGTCGAGACGCGCGCGACGAACAAGAACTTCTGGGGCTACAACCAGACCTACGGCCTCGGCTACTACGAGTACTTCCAGTTCTCCGAGGACATCGGCGCCATGCCGCTGCCGGTGCTGCCGGCCCTGGTCACCGGCTGCGGCCAGAACCGGGCCACGGTGGACGAGGCGCTGCTGCAGCGGCACATCCAGGACGCCCTCGACCTGATCGAGTACGCCAACGGCCCGGTCACCAGCACCTGGGGCAAGCTGCGCGCGCAGAGCGGGCACCCGAAGCCGTTCGGGATGACCACGATCGCGGTCGGCAACGAGGAGAATCTGCCGAACGAGTACTGGGCGAACTTCCTCAAGTTCGAGTCGGCGATCAAGGCGAAGTACCCGGACATCACCGTGGTCAGCAACTCCGGCCCGGACGACACCGGCGCCACGTTCGACAACCTGTGGGCGAAGAACCGTGAGCACGGCTCGGACATGGTCGACGAGCACTACTACAACAGCCCGTCCTGGTTCCTGCAGAACAACGCGCGCTACGACTCCTACGACCGCAACGGTCCGAAGGTGTTCCTCGGCGAGTACGCGTCGCTCGACAACAAGCTGTTCAACTCGCTGGCCGAGGCCGCGTACATGACCGGTCTGGAGCGCAACGCCGACGTCGTGAAGATGGCGTCCTACGCGCCGCTGCTGGCCCACGTGGACAACGTCCAGTGGAAGCCGGACATGATCTGGTTCGACAATGACGAGTCGTGGGGCTCCACCAGCTACCAGGTGCAGAAGCTGTTCATGAACAACGTCGGTGACCGCGTGGTGCCGACCAGCGTGTCCGGCGCGGTGGTCCAGCCGAAGCCGATCACCGGCGCGATCGGGCTCTCCACCTGGCGGACCGCCGCGGTCTACGACGACGTCAAGGTCACCCGCCCGGACGGGACGGTGCTCTACAGCGACGACTTC is part of the Actinoplanes missouriensis 431 genome and encodes:
- a CDS encoding helix-turn-helix domain-containing protein, which encodes MAKDVLAAVGPRLRELRQQRDLTLTQVAETTGISVSTLSRLESGSRKPTLELLLPLAQAYHVGLDELVDAPETGDPRVRARPIVRFGRTIVPLSRRPGGQQAFKMIIPAREPAHTELKTHEGYEWLYVLSGTVRLLLGEHDLLLEAGEAAEFDTRLPHLVLNGGTVPAEVISIFGPQGERVHVRARSA
- a CDS encoding phosphoglycerate dehydrogenase, with the protein product MKVLLPDTIELDLPLDTVVYAVGEPIPDEHTDAEVLVTWGNPAGTLADAARRLTKLRWVQSLAAGPDMVLEAGFAPDVLVTAGLGLHDHTVTEHTLAMVLAAARRLNLLVRAQIGRRWAEELGGIQPVRQPVAFRTLRDANVVIWGFGGIAGTLAPLLTALGARVTGVARSAGTRHGFPVVTADDLPWLLPATDLLISILPATPATVRAIDARILNYLQPHAWVVNVGRGATLDEVALLNAIRSGRLAGAALDVFATEPLPESSGLWDEPNVIITPHAAGGRPIGAEQLIMENVAAYREGRPLRNLVSR
- a CDS encoding glycosyltransferase family 39 protein, whose translation is MTESRPMHSSDLPAVVDMPPARRWTAATWAIPGLLMLAISLVQAGRPVLSWDEVTSAEVSQRTVGQIVELARNLDAVFGCYYVFLHFWSGLAGTSEVALRLPSIVAMAGGVAVAAELGRRLFSARVGLVTGLILCLAPNTSRYAAEARPYAFACFFSVLAMLLLVVAVRRSSLYPWMGYGLSVTLLGLSHLLALTTLTAHAVLVGLVLLRERAGRRRLALTWGGAVAVALLPVLPIAYLGTHQESTQLHWVEPITLGRIRAMPAAVFGSREVAWLVIGMVVLAAWRPLRLLAPMAALVLGPTLTLAVVSVLASPMWVARYLLVILAPLAMLAAVALTNNDKFGRTRAVAVLLLVAFVAVPGQRAVRTPAAKVGPDYRAAARIIGEFQQPGDVLVYPPKNRNIRAGMDYYLNRLPTRPADPLVKVPSAETGWLIAEEHPELPEGYRRIWIVVGSRVADPVASRPSLRPMLTAEYQRIGLWQPKRATVALYERRG
- a CDS encoding PhoX family protein yields the protein MSDLSRRLLPLLGNPGHSGGARDAMTCLYRCGNACDHPAPNSSANPYLGDIVSAGMSRRGVVQASAASALVLGLGGSLVSASPAAAATPVAHGGGHHKPVPQKAGKLTFQAVAPNTADAVTIPPGYQTSVVLRWGDPVVPGAPKFSLTQQTGASQSKQFGYNNDFVGVIPLPGEKNRALLVVNHEYTNEDLMFPGFVSQDALTSDQIEAAIAAHGLSVVEIERVGRTGQWKPAKGHRLRYNKRITALSTEFKLTGPAAGSAALRTAADPRGYTVIGTLNNCAGGVTPWGTVLSGEENFNQYFVGGDAVDAATKTKFNRYGITTTARYPSGSRKWDRVQERFDLAKHPNEANRFGWIVEVDPLNPGAPPRKHTAMGRFKHEGANVIVARSGHVVAYMGDDERFDYLYKFVSEKKYIKSDAPWARKHNLSLLESGTLYVAKVTGDSPAAEIDGTGKLPKDGRFDGKGVWIKLVSGNRSFVPGMTAADVLTYTRLAGDAVGATKMDRPEDVQPSLRTGKIYAAMTNNSNRGVGANAPADEANPRNANKHGHIFEIVEDCGDHTATKFTWSLPIVCGDPAAADTYFGGYDKSAVSPISCPDNVAFDSAGNLWISTDGNALGTNDGLFATPIEGKEKGHLKQFLTVPKGAETCGPFITSDDKSVFTAVQHPGEITGASVEKPASVWPDGDYAKPAVIVTWRTDGGPVGS
- a CDS encoding EamA family transporter → MVWTMTLAGIAALAWGSSDFVAGVCARRMPIRTVLIGSKLAGMLFAVAFLAVRGQPLAADARLFLTAAAAGAIGLPAMGLLYRAMRDGSLAVVAPVAAVAALVPVAWGLMHGETFGPAAAAGGVAALAGITLASWPVTPSRPGDPLRGHHSPATVKTAVCGAGAALGFGLYFVLLHEAAPGDPSGATAYVRIAGGTLALLVLLARPIRSPAPSVPRGRSVWLLPAVVGVLDTVADGAFAFAAAAGTIGTAAILASMYPAVTVLLTTAVLRERLPRVHLVGVLSALVAVACLAV
- a CDS encoding alpha-L-arabinofuranosidase C-terminal domain-containing protein, which gives rise to MPRFTPTRIAGAAAVLVSIPLAVSPPVAASAVEPDYTITAGPQPTGATIPKSMYGVFFEDINYAADGGLYAELVRNRSFEFNGTDAAGWNGLTGWTVAGPAAVTNDDQRLNERNRNYLTVSGAATLTNAGFPSPSTGSAIAVKKGDRYVFSVWARAQATLTIEMHTADGAALSAPLTIATRTDTWSKYTGTLTATATSDAARLSVKTSGAVKLDEISLFPRDTYKGRANGLRKDLAQKVADLKPGFVRFPGGCLVNTGSMYAYDAANNYPRARSYQWKDTVGPVETRATNKNFWGYNQTYGLGYYEYFQFSEDIGAMPLPVLPALVTGCGQNRATVDEALLQRHIQDALDLIEYANGPVTSTWGKLRAQSGHPKPFGMTTIAVGNEENLPNEYWANFLKFESAIKAKYPDITVVSNSGPDDTGATFDNLWAKNREHGSDMVDEHYYNSPSWFLQNNARYDSYDRNGPKVFLGEYASLDNKLFNSLAEAAYMTGLERNADVVKMASYAPLLAHVDNVQWKPDMIWFDNDESWGSTSYQVQKLFMNNVGDRVVPTSVSGAVVQPKPITGAIGLSTWRTAAVYDDVKVTRPDGTVLYSDDFTDGNADGWTAVQPRGTWTVTNGGYAQTTTDTEDTMVKAATIGESDYDYTLKATKTAGAEGFLVAFGIQETGQFYWWNLGGWNNTQGAVEKGVTSAKEQILTKPNTVTTGKTYDLKIQVRGTKVTLFLDGVEWGGFDDNQVTEPFAQVVTEDTKSGELIVKVVNAQDTPAVTKVDLGNRKVARTGRLTVITGDPGEQNTRSAEPILPRTSTVSGLGSSFTREFPANSVSFLRIKTR